The following proteins are co-located in the Carassius gibelio isolate Cgi1373 ecotype wild population from Czech Republic chromosome A21, carGib1.2-hapl.c, whole genome shotgun sequence genome:
- the LOC127941597 gene encoding protein crumbs homolog 2-like, which yields MEIRKVHLKCCGTVLLTMMMFKWGIFCSGSYDMCASSPCQNGATCVDTMDDYVCLCSREGVRYMGKDCDELYNACVFAECEGCVTEPGTEHYTCPEDINECESGPCVGALSECVDELNGYKCLCPPGFGGEDCSRRIIDCVDEPCLNNGTCRRIVDGFECTCSEGFRGETCEENVDECDSHPCQNGAICVDGINKYHCFCVPGYQGHNCEIDINECASRPCWNNGTCINGKDQYLCECLLGYTGVNCEMEIDECESNPCQNEATCHDLVGLYTCDCVQGFEGSDCEININECESDPCRNGGICLDLIDSYECECEGTGFMGDHCEEDILECASHPCQHGATCLEGINHYNCTCFPGFEGDNCEVDIDECADTPCENDGECFEKSKPEHWDADLEFTYATAAGYICECQPGYTGENCSVNINECVSEPCHNGGSCKDLVNGYMCICPEGFAGVECEVNIDECESAPCLNGGVCEDGVAEYKCHCTEAEEGLLPWGGSQCTVQLRGCIKHACQNGATCLPWLDGETHKHTCLCPPGFYDEVCSIPTTFSFSSPKFFLIEVPPLKRIRRDIEEHVHPLGVRLRFRTTLPDMLLFFRDNADFFLSLEIVGGELHAKVISKEGGSLEAQLPGLVSDGDWHEAVVNIDGWDQDIRLVLQIIGPGCGNQACRVEYKLPDGQAIFLHHDSLTKLYVGGVPEEYMNLTLSGHGFLGCMEDLQVDGHHVLPHDLGEKGASVEFGCIKTEWCEVDPNPCSQQGHCVDLWTDYRCDCYRPHYGRDCSQDFSFWTFSHEDSTSFLAFELLSDFGRNFSVSFFLRSLKSSGLLFQIRRAGLQRTEEDDPYFTMYLEMGRVHVTSLVGSPILSSPVFVCNGKKQMLQIDGQEGQMFFSNGGLRYRLGSLSDLEFLKGDLVYVGGVPGEEGAANWGGHFKGCLQDLRLNDEHLNVEIWNSSLSETLYISSHAENVLPGCMSDDTCKVEPCLNGGECTVTWNDFTCSCSRDFTGKTCETRLWCVSDPCLNGGHCVDLLDGFECIANATFDNTPLHYSAKGSLVYPVTNVTMELRTRQENAVLLRAWKGVELLLIGLVDSAIHVELHTENRVEPVIFSGQRHIADGNWHHLMVAMANPERDASQWFILVDGIMDGSSAPELAGSLSFLKDLSSEVALAETYTGCLGAVRVGEVYLPFVDHTKSPQISQFWRQQDELVRIGCSGAPVCLSHPCRRGGMCVDLFNKFGCNCPPGWEGLTCEKETDECVSGPCLHGKCKDKLNGYDCLCHSGYAGPTCSENIDDCKGSKCKNGGTCVDGVNDFTCICPPKYSGTRCQYNYPPLKCELDVECENRGICHDTQWGANCTCPPGFTGDRCEREVDECASSPCLNGGSCLDRLNRFQCLCPAGFSGQFCETNKQAQQEHLPWLAIAVPLACGCILLVAIGLIFMLMTARKKRQSEGAYSPSHQEIAGARLEMDSMLKVPPEERLI from the exons CAACGCTTGTGTGTTTGCTGAATGTGAAGGGTGTGTGACTGAACCAGGCACGGAGCACTACACCTGCCCAGAGGACATCAACGAGTGTGAAAGTGGGCCGTGTGTTGGGGCCCTCTCTGAGTGTGTAGATGAGCTGAATGGCTACAAATGCCTGTGTCCACCTGGTTTCGGAGGAGAGGACTGCAGTCGACGCATCATAGACTGTGTTGATGAACCCTGCCTCAACAATGGCACCTGTAGACGGATAGTGGATGGATTTGAATGCACCTGTTCAGAAGGTTTTCGTGGTGAGACCTGTGAAGAGAACGTGGATGAGTGTGATTCACATCCTTGTCAGAACGGTGCAATCTGCGTGGATGGGATCAACAAGTATCACTGCTTCTGTGTGCCTGGATACCAAGGACACAACTGTGAGATTGACATAAACGAGTGTGCATCACGACCTTGTTGGAACAATGGAACTTGTATTAATGGAAAAGACCAGTACCTGTGTGAATGTCTGCTGGGGTATACAG GCGTAAACTGTGAGATGGAGATCGATGAATGCGAGTCAAATCCATGCCAAAATGAAGCCACCTGTCATGACCTAGTAGGGCTATACACCTGTGACTGTGTGCAGGGATTTGAAGGATCAGACTGTGAAATTAACATCAATGAATGTGAGAGTGATCCATGTCGGAATGGAGGAATCTGCCTTGACCTCATTGATAG TTATGAGTGTGAATGTGAAGGCACTGGGTTTATGGGAGACCACTGTGAGGAGGATATTCTGGAGTGTGCATCACATCCTTGCCAACATGGAGCAACTTGTCTAGAGGGCATTAACCACTACAACTGTACCTGTTTTCCAG GTTTTGAAGGAGATAACTGTGAGGTGGATATAGATGAATGTGCTGATACTCCTTGTGAGAATGATGGTGAATGTTTTGAGAAGTCAAAACCAGAACACTGGGACGCAGACTTGGAGTTCACCTATGCCACAGCAGCAGGTTACATCTGTGAGTGCCAACCAGGATACACAG GAGAGAACTGTTCGGTGAACATAAACGAGTGTGTATCTGAGCCATGTCACAATGGAGGAAGCTGTAAAGATCTTGTAAACGGATATATGTGTATATGCCCAGAGGGGTTTGCAG GTGTGGAGTGTGAGGTTAATATAGACGAGTGTGAGAGCGCCCCCTGCCTTAATGGAGGTGTATGTGAAGATGGAGTGGCTGAATATAAGTGTCACTGCACAGAAGCTGAGGAAGGTCTCCTTCCATGGGGGGGATCCCAGTGCACTGTGCAACTCCGTGGTTGCATTAAACATGCATGCCAAAATGGCGCCACCTGCTTGCCATGGCTGGATGGagagacacacaaacatactTGTCTTTGTCCACCTGGATTCTATGATGAAGTATGTTCAATACCAACCACATTCTCCTTCTCCTCACCAAAGTTCTTTCTTATTGAAGTTCCACCACTCAAGCGTATAAGGAGAGACATAGAAGAACATGTACACCCTCTGGGGGTACGCTTGCGCTTCCGCACTACACTGCCTGATATGCTGCTGTTCTTTCGAGACAATgctgatttctttctctctctggagATTGTTGGGGGTGAGCTGCATGCCAAGGTAATATCAAAGGAGGGCGGGTCACTGGAGGCACAATTGCCAGGGCTTGTAAGTGATGGAGATTGGCATGAGGCAGTGGTGAACATTGATGGATGGGATCAGGATATCAGACTCGTTCTGCAAATTATTGGTCCAGGCTGTGGCAATCAAGCATGCAGAGTTGAATACAAGCTACCAGATGGTCAAGCAATTTTCTTGCACCACGATAGCCTCACAAAGTTATATGTGGGTGGAGTACCAGAGGAGTACATGAATCTAACTTTAAGTGGACATGGCTTTTTGGGTTGTATGGAGGACCTACAGGTGGATGGCCATCATGTACTGCCACATGATCTGGGAGAAAAGGGGGCAAGTGTAGAGTTTGGCTGTATAAAGACTGAATGGTGCGAGGTGGACCCAAATCCCTGCTCTCAACAAGGGCACTGTGTTGACCTCTGGACAGACTACCGCTGTGACTGTTATAGACCTCACTATGGACGTGACTGCAGCCAAG ATTTCTCATTTTGGACATTCAGTCACGAGGACTCTACAAGCTTTCTCGCATTTGAACTGTTGTCTGATTTTGGCAGGAACTTTAGTGTGTCATTCTTCCTACGATCTCTTAAATCAAGTGGATTATTATTTCAGATACGTAGGGCAGGGCTTCAGAGGACAGAGGAGGATGATCCTTATTTTACCATGTATCTGGAAATGGGACGAGTACATGTTACCTCTCTGGTGGGGTCACCCATTTTATCTTCACCCGTGTTTGTCTGTAATGGAAAGAAGCAAATGCTTCAGATTGATGGACAGGAGGGTCAGATGTTCTTTAGCAATGGTGGATTGCGATACAGGCTTGGCTCTCTGTCTGACTTGGAATTTCTAAAAGGAGACCTAGTCTATGTTGGTGGGGTTCCAGGTGAAGAGGGTGCAGCTAACTGGGGAGGTCATTTTAAGGGCTGCCTGCAGGACCTGAGACTAAACGACGAGCATCTGAATGTGGAAATCTGGAACAGTAGCCTCAGCGAGACCCTATATATCTCAAGTCATGCAGAGAACGTGCTTCCTGGATGCATGAGTGATGACACATGCAAG GTGGAGCCTTGCTTAAATGGTGGAGAGTGCACAGTAACATGGAATGACTTTACTTGTTCTTGTTCTCGGGATTTCACCGGAAAGACATGTGAAACTCGGCTTTGGTGCGTCAGCGACCCATGTTTAAATGGTGGACACTGCGTGGATCTCTTGGATGGTTTTGAGT GCATTGCTAATGCGACCTTTGACAACACACCCTTACACTACAGTGCTAAAGGATCTCTAGTTTACCCAGTGACTAATGTGACCATGGAGCTCCGTACAAGGCAGGAAAATGCTGTGCTACTTCGTGCATGGAAAGGGGTGGAGCTTCTACTGATTGGTCTAGTGGATTCAGCCATTCATGTAGAGCTTCATACCGAGAACAGAGTAGAACCAGTTATATTCTCTGGACAAAGACACATTGCAGATGGAAACTGGCATCACCTCATGGTTGCCATGGCCAATCCAGAACGTGACGCATCGCAATGGTTCATTTTGGTGGATGGTATCATGGATGGTAGCAGTGCCCCAGAACTTGCTGGTAGTTTAAGTTTTCTTAAAGACTTGTCAAGTGAAGTAGCACTAGCAGAGACGTACACAGGATGTCTAGGTGCTGTCAGAGTGGGTGAGGTGTACCTTCCATTTGTAGACCATACCAAATCACCCCAAATATCACAGTTTTGGCGACAACAAGATGAGCTTGTGCGCATAGGCTGCAGTGGGGCTCCAGTGTGCCTCTCTCATCCCTGCAGACGTGGTGGTATGTGTGTGGATCTTTTCAATAAGTTTGGCTGCAATTGCCCACCTGGCTGGGAAGGGCTCACCTGCGAGAAGGAAACTGATGAGTGTGTCTCAGGACCCTGTCTTCATGGCAAGTGCAAAGACAAGCTTAATGGGTATGACTGCTTGTGTCACTCAGGATATGCTGGACCTACATGTTCAGAAAACATAGACGACTGCAAAGGATCGAAGTGTAAGAATGGTGGAACCTGTGTAGATGGAGTTAATGACTTCACCTGTATCTGTCCACCAAAGTACAGCGGAACACGTTGTCA GTACAACTACCCTCCTCTTAAGTGTGAACTAGATGTTGAGTGTGAAAATAGGGGTATTTGTCATGACACTCAATGGGGGGCAAACTGCACCTGCCCTCCAGGATTCACAGGAGACAG ATGTGAGAGAGAAGTTGATGAGTGTGCATCTAGCCCATGTCTAAATGGCGGATCATGTCTGGATCGGCTGAACCgttttcagtgtttgtgtccAGCAGGATTCAGTGGCCAGTTCTGTGAAACAAAT AAACAGGCTCAGCAAGAACATCTACCTTGGTTGGCCATTGCAGTTCCACTTGCATGTGGCTGTATTCTCTTGGTGGCCATTGGACTCATTTTTATGTTGATGACAGCACGCAAGAAGCGGCAATCAGAAGGAGCTTATTCCCCAAGCCATCAGGAGATTGCTGGTGCACGCCTGGAGATGGATAGCATGCTGAAAGTACCACCTGAAGAGCGTCTCATttga